A part of Cardiocondyla obscurior isolate alpha-2009 linkage group LG23, Cobs3.1, whole genome shotgun sequence genomic DNA contains:
- the LOC139111382 gene encoding uncharacterized protein: MDAKQTCTKLCQFCLKKISEDTQIYLSHLKSHHPFEMSYNCIFSNCYRKFHKFFTLEKHILQCIFRNNEEQSVSNKIIHDTQFIEDIQCTKKYTQNVSVNNISLNKDFSKLDSIQNCILKYIATLHNKPNVPRIIVQEFVEELQEVIQNVSKHIHDRLKKDLPHKFHNVLEKCCNISILEDVQTEYKRFKYLKKSEFYIQSESFFIGDVFDDKKSGQKTILTIKKCEGLMVPTRKILKSLFDIPGFYDKILNIISIDNSLVYSNKVYTNFCDGTIWKIIKQFYGNKLVVPIFLYYDNFETGNPLGTAAGIHKVGALYGSIATLPPQYASMLDNIFLIEFIYSSDRTHFGNVKCFHKVIEEIKYLSNTGIVIRNINDKEITIYFVVVGLLGDNLGLNSLLGFNESYVSEYFCRICRASKSVTCCAKFEDVNLLRTSENYAQDVIFHMV; encoded by the coding sequence atGGATGCAAAACAAACATGTACAAAACTTTGTCAGTTTtgtctgaaaaaaatttctgaagatactcaaatttatttaagccATTTAAAGTCTCATCATCCGTTTGAAATGTCTTATAACtgtattttctcaaattgctacagaaaatttcataaattttttactctagaaaaacatatattacaatgtatatttcgaaataatgaAGAACAATCagtttctaataaaattattcatgatACTCAATTTATCGAAGACATTCAATGCACAAAGAAATATACACAAAATGTGTCAGTTaacaatatttctttaaataaagatttttcaaaACTTGATAGCATCCagaattgcattttaaaatatatcgctaCATTACATAACAAACCTAATGTTCCTAGAATAATTGTTCAAGAATTTGTTGAAGAATTACAAGAAGTTATACAAAATGTTTCAAAGCACATTCATGATAGACTGAAAAAGGATTTACCGCATAAATTTCATAATGTTTTAGAAAAGTGTTGTAATATTTCGATATTAGAGGATGTTCAAACGGAATACAAAAGATTTAAGTATCTCAAGAAATCGGAATTCTACATTCAATCGGAGTCATTCTTTATCGGCGATGTATTTGATGATAAAAAAAGCGGtcagaaaacaattttaacaataaaaaaatgcgaagGTCTAATGGTTCCAAcgcgcaaaatattaaaatctttatttgaTATACCTggtttttatgataaaatattaaatatcattagTATTGACAATTCACTAGTATATAGTAATAAAGTGTACACTAATTTTTGCGATGGAACCatttggaaaataataaaacaattttatggCAATAAATTAGTTGTACCAATATTCTTGTATTATGACAATTTTGAAACCGGAAATCCTTTAGGAACAGCAGCGGGAATTCATAAAGTTGGAGCGTTATACGGTTCTATAGCGACTTTACCTCCGCAGTATGCATCCATGttagataacatttttttaatagaatttatttattcttcggATAGAACGCATTTTGGAAATGTTAAATGTTTCCATAAAGTCAttgaggaaataaaatatttaagtaacaCAGGAATTGTTATTCGCAATATAAACGATAAggaaattacaatatattttgttgTAGTAGGTTTATTAGGAGATAACTTGGGCCTAAATAGTCTTTTAGGTTTCAATGAAAGCTATGttagtgaatatttttgtCGTATTTGTAGAGCCTCAAAATCTGTAACATGTTGTGCAAAATTTGaagatgtaaatttattacgtacgtCTGAAAATTATGCTCAAGACGTTATCTTTCATATGGTATAA
- the LOC139111262 gene encoding uncharacterized protein: MKSQSLNLNSKTVLQIWILIALLAPKSVKIVIKTGDRRRAWKPTISESRDGILVHCKIPGDIEQMCSQKQTKMSEMNLTMQPFIIVVGPEITSIEKIYVRLDKTMYEMPSALKAVDVLFKIFLTFNACYPKECENFWYLIQWCVYEIHTDSDEKNSFICSIANSLKQI, encoded by the exons ATGAAATCGCAATCgttaaatttaa ATAGTAAGACGGTTCTTCAAATTTGGATCTTAATAGCTCTCTTAGCTCCTAAATctgtaaaaattgttattaaaactGGAGATCGTAGAAGAGCTTGGAAGCCTACTATTTCTGAAAGCCGAGATGGTATTCTTGTTCATTGTAAG ataccTGGAGATATAGAACAAATGTGTTCTCAAAAGCAAACTAAAATGTCAGAAATGAATCTTACAATGCAGCCTTTTATTATTGTTGTCGGGCCTGAAATTACTTCAATCGAAAAGATATACGTACGACTCGATAAAACTATGTATGAGATGCCATCCGCATTGAAGGCCGTAGatgtactttttaaaatatttttaacattcaACGCCTGTTACCCAAAAGAATGTGAAAACTTCTGGTACCTAATACAGTGGTGCGTATATGAAATTCATACAGATTCCgatgaaaaaaattcatttatttgtaGTATTGCTAAttcattaaaacaaatataa